The following DNA comes from Labrus mixtus chromosome 8, fLabMix1.1, whole genome shotgun sequence.
GCGCTGTGTCGCAGCCGACAGAGGAGCTCCACCAGAAAGCAGCAACCGCGTGTTCCCTCCCAAGAGCGAACGCACCCGTTTGAACACCAGACTGAGGGGGAggatggagaagaggaggaggaaaaaccAAAATACACAGCATGGAGATGATGAGAAAATGCTGAATAACaccaacaacttaaaaaaaaacagcttttaagaATGGCCTGCCATAATTATACACAGCATCAAGATATTGGCTCATACTGAATGTATGACTCAAACTGTAAACACAATATCAGAATCAATACTCAGCAATGATTCACATCCTCTATACTGACTTTGTGTTAATAAAACCTAGCTCTAGGTTATGATTAGCCATGAGCTAACAGAGGTTAATGTCTGCTCAAACAGCACAAGGGAAGCTTATGTTGGAAGAAGGGGCTTTGGTGGACACTGTAGAGCAGGGGTGTCAAAGTCCTATTGGGTCAGGtgccggatttgttcaaatgagacctcaagtgggccggactaattttgcagacatcactataactcaacacatggatatataggctaatgtatggttagaaaaaaaaaagacaaaaaaaggtacttgtatagaaaactgcatgttaatgcataaaatgtaaaagtacattaagcAAAGgtgttaactctgtcattgcaaactgcatgttggcacatgaaaatatttaaatgtaccacattacagaagaaaacatcaataattatgttatgtttgagattattatattatgttttaatattgctgttcaaggttatacAAACTTTGACACAGtttattctacctgccctgggatcagtgcattactagagagagagagagagagagagagagagagagagagccttaaatctgtgtgtgtcaggccacagcacagtttgcactcgttaaggttcattacagatcAAACttgctcacatgaataagttatcacaaacacacagagtgtctttgatgcaaagagcgaagtcatcttcaggtattttagtgttaggcattataaaatgataacttgtttccaaaccaacagacttgaattgatccttcagcattgcgcactgcagtctgatcagctccgtgtggagtgcacgttcttcaactaagtaaactcagttaaacgactttagatatgagtctggcagtccggtgatcaacacaacacgttcacctctgggtgacctaaaaatgaaccgtctgtaattaaaatcagttaatattcattttaatttactgttacaataaccagaggtaaaataaATCGGGAGATGCATCAGGCTCAACGCCGGTGTCCGCAACCTACACTTAGTCTGGATGTGGTGAGACGGTCTGGGccgattgttttttatttgcacgagctgctctttgtggctcactccatGGGaagctttattattattagtcaaacttttgttttacatcagtgaagagaggagaaactggtaagaagtgtggACAGAACTGAAGACCGTCATGCTGCGCGCGCAGTTATTTTGCAACTTTGTTGCaaattctggcaacttgtgagcaaataaaactaaagaaatattgctccttcgatctctcttgaaaacctgcagtctgtgtcacctctctcaggtgttcagcctgttttctgatgtgatgtattaccagcgtaatgcaggagcagctcgtgcGCTCGGccactcgtcttttttttatgatactccctgctgagaagatagttcaaagtgcccccgtttatttaattttcgtatcatgatatcaacctttacgtTGCTCATTATACACAATTCGGGGAAAAtaagtattacaaatatttaatttataaaaaaatctcaaaatatttttcaaaacgTCTCATGGGCCGGATGAAGCCTGCTGTCGGGCCGTATGTTTGACATCCCTGCTGTAGAGGAATATAATATGTGTATAACCTCAACACCTTAATATATGTGTTACCTGTCACACAGCGGTGTGCTGTAGCCCTTAGAAATCTGCTCCATCTTGTAGTTGTAGGCTAGCACAAAGAGGGTTTTCTGGAATCTGCTCATCTCCTCCACTTTGGTCATCACATTCTTGTAGATGCGATCCATGATCTCCTACACGCAGCAGGAAGGGAAACACTCATTTAACTCTCTATTAtacattaactttttttttatagcagtgTAATCAATACTTCCAGCTAGAGAGTCACAATATATTGTTTCAGCATGAAACTGTGATGCACACATGAGCTATTGTATTGTCAAATTCCTGGATGTGAAATGTCAAGAAGTGCAAACACCACTTGCTAGAACTTTTTCTTTGCCAAATGTCTCTCCACCCGTTCTCTCTCTACATGTCAGAGTCGCTGGTAGAGAGCTGAACCAGGTGAGGTAAAGGTACAacagttattttgtgttttttttggtctaaTCTGACAGATATATCAGCAATAAAAGCTattccttccaaaaacaaaaatagaaaaagtgcTATAACTTGTCAGAAATGTATCTCTGTGCTTTGGTACATCAGGTTCATGTTTCTGTCAATGGAAgtgtgtcaataaagtttttatcCAGTGAGAACCCTTTCAAGCAGAACTCATTCCCTGCTGTGTTGTAGACAAACACTGCTGTCCCTGCACATCGCCAAATGTTTCCCCTCCACTCTCCCCCTCGCTGTGCCCCAGATATTTAATTCTCCCCTTCTCTTGCAATCTgtgctttttgacattttaactttATCTTCTTATCTTCTTCTAGTCCTAGTTAAACGGCAAGCTCAGCAGTATATAATTGCCCTGCCATAGataaacgggggggggggagagcagGTCTGCAGGAGGACCTTCAGACGTGCAGTTGAAGAGAGGGGCAAACATGAGCAGTAAGCATAGTTTGACGCCAACCAGGAAGACACAATCGGATACACTGATATAGATCCAAACAACCATTGGCATAAACCACCCCTCTTGATCGGAGTGAAATTGGGTCGACAGGATTGAGTGGTGATTAAAAGACTTACCGGCACAGCAGCCATTAGAGTCGGTTTCAGCACGCTGGTGTCCCCTTTACTGCCCTTTTTGATTTTGGTAGACTGTGAGAATGACACAAAGCAAACACTCAGTAACTGAATGAGGTGAGGTCCAAACCACACAGAGCTTGACATCCAACCTTATGAATCTTCagtgaaatgtatttcattgCAGCTAGAGCTATAAAGGAACTTAGTTTGATTGTAGCAGAAATACATCACAGACTGCAGATAAAACGTACAGGCAGCAACATGTGTACCTGTGTGCTCTTCTACACTGACCTGGTCGGCGAGAGTCTGAGGGGAGGAGTAGCCGATGCGACAGCCGTGAGAGATGCACACCAGCTCAGCACTGAGCTCTAAAACGTGGGCCAGTGGCAGGTAGCCGATGTAGGTGTCTGTTTCACTGCcagcacagaaacaaaaagcagattaATTTCCAGGACAGAAGAGAGCAAATGCGGTGATACAGAGCaggaaagaaaaagtgtgtgaTATCTTGCGCATTTGGAGAGCAGCCTAacttgagaagaagaagaggaggaagaggaggaagaggaggaagagagaagaggaagtgtcaGAGTGAATATGATAACAGCATACTTGAGGTTAGGAATCCGCTCAGCCATGCCGGTGATTCCAGCAACAATGTTGCCATGGGAGATCATGACACCCTTGGGGATGCCTGTGGAGCCGCTGGTGTACATGATGACAGCAATGTCAGAGGGCTCTGGCTTTTTGCGGCTCACTGCGACTGCGGAGACAGAGGAGTGTACAGATGAGAGGGGAAATGGATCACTCACCGCCATAAACATCATCAGTTATAATAAGTACACTGTAATACAGGAAAGTCGTAATAAGGGTCTTTTTCAacagcttaaaggctttatatgcgcaccagcatgaaaccaaaacaacttgcggtgcattgttgtgttagcatgctaatgctagcggttattattatgctcgtatcttcacactgcatgtaaatttacctgaaatgagcgtgatctaaaaacacagttaagcagtgagtacagtatgttattcttcttttctctagtccctcaattaaacaacttttatacacgaggggaggagtcagccgtcgtcctgacgatgtaaacaaactgaagataggactcgggaaactcggaaaacatcacagacagtgggactcgggtgttacactcattgtagacagtcatgactcacagagttattttcagaggatatacttgatttctattatatttaagtgtgaaaaatcgcatataaagcctttaaaggttcaatatgtaagatatctactgaatgaaatcataaaatgacctcacTATATCAacagacattaagaaaacataCTATGTTGATGTACTGGCTTCTCTGccaacaatgcagcagcaagTACGTCCTCCTTTTAAGTGTTGATTCCGGCTGGAatggtttgtatttgttttagcCAGACAAGGTACGCAGTTTTAAAACCAAcaccacacggccgttttgcacgcccctcggtttgccaggcaaacagcaaaccaacagatgttgcagtgatggaagcgggcaagcgaACCGGTTCAGATGTAACTgtttctacccgacctaaaaaaaaaaacccagcagagCCCAGAAGATTTCAAGACCGATTGCAAAAATGGCTAAATTCTGAAGCTTCCGTGTCCGCAACATGGCACCATGATCTCTAGGGAGGGGGTgaggagagacagctctctccaatgttttgaactTTGACTGCAGTACAACGCTACATGTCTGAGTTACATATTGCCTCTTTAATGCTTGGAAAGGCTGTGAATATTTTTTGGAAGAGCAGCATCTAATGACTACTTTTATAATGAATCAATctattgattatttttctgtaaaatgtcAGCGAGAAGAAGAGACCTAGGTGCATGATTTGATCAACTTAAGTGTGATTGTTAAAGGAACATTGGCCTTAAGTttcctcctgttttcttttcaagtgCTATGACAGGAACAAGAACATCTTGTTTGTGTTAAGCGGACAATGTTGTTGCTGCGTGGAGCGTTTTGCAGAACAGTCTGACCTGGTGCTGAATCTGCCGTGCACAGCACATCACTTTAATTACATATCAGGGTGTTCGTGTTAAGCCTGCACTTCCATTTCCTGACAAAAttagaaaccttttttttttttttaatcacatcgGCACAAACACTCACTGTTGTGAGACTTGGATCCCATCTCCTTCACAGCATCCATGTTGAGCACCACAATGCCTCTGGGGATGTTTGGCCAGCTGGTGGGTCTACTGTCCACTACAATGACATAGCGCAGTCTGGGTACATCACACAGTATGGCctggggaaggagggaggaagaaagggGGGGAGTGGGAAGAAAAAGTAATTATGCAAATATAGCTGAGCTTCTTATCCGGCCTTATTGTCACAACCTGTGATTCAGAGAGGAATCAATGACTCCAAAGTGCTTAATCTTGTTTCTCACAGGAGATTAATAGCGACAGGTGATGTCAGAAAAAGCGGGTACCTTGAGACGACTCTGGAGCAGGTCCTTGCTTGTGATGATGTGTGTGACCTCAGTTTCATTCAGGCCATGGGCGATGGCCATGGGTCCAAGGGTGGAGTACAGGGTCACCACTGCCAAATTAAAAATGAGTTGATGTTAATGTCAAGGGCTTTCGCGTAGGTCTGAGAGGATTTTGTTATCAacatctgtctttgtgtcacTTACGTGGGAAATTGTACATGAAGCAGGCCTGTGCTGCTAGGAGCCACTCTGCTCTGGTCTCACAGAAGATGGCGATGTTGCACTGAGGCCTCTGCCCCAAAGCTGCCAGACCACTGCCGAAACACTTCGCTCCCTGGTATGCTTCCTCGTATGACAGCCAGTTATAGTTCCCAAGAatgacctgaaacacaacatgcGCGTTTAAACTGTATtcaggattattattattaccacaCTCAACATGAATGTATGTGCACACTTTTTAGAAGACGTGGGTAGCTTTAGAGAAAGCTCAAAGCTGAATCAAATCTGAAAacttttgaatctgaaaacatCCTGACACAGGACAATACATCCATCATCGATCATACGTGGTCATGTAGCACCATCTACAGGGCCATCGCAGCTACGCAGGTGTTAATGAGGTTCACTCTAAGCTGTCGCACAATTGGCTGCTGCTCTCGGCGCTGCTCCTCCGCCCACATTTGTCGCACTGTGCACGGCAGCAGGCTAAGCTGTCAGCCTCACACACAAGTTGATGGAATACATCCTGTCATCCCACTGATGTACTACTTAGAGAGGAAATGAGATGTACCACCCACTCACTTGAATAAATCCCTGCTCCTGAAGAAAACCATTAAAGAATAtaataatgacaaaaataataaaacaaggtGATAAACTTTCTGTTGCCTGTGTGTTTGATAGTAACAAGAAggggtcttttacctttttgaaGACCTTCCCATTAGGCTGGGGCTCATCTTCTTCACTCAACACCTCCCTGGTACCCAGACAATCCCTCTCTGGAAACTGCACTGAAGCgtattcaaacattttgtctATGGTGTCCACCCCAGGCTGCAGCAATGCTAACAGCTTCTCCTGACAGTTGATGGCCCTGTACGGCCCTGCTGGGTGTCCACTGATTGACCGTGCCTTGAGCCGGCGAGCTCGATCCAGGTTGGATCCAGTTCCCGAGAGGAAGTACCAGGGTATGAAGGTGATGAAGGAGTAGACCCAAACAACGGAGCGGAAGACCTGCAGCAGCAGGGGGTTCATATCCTCCTTCAGCTTCATCTTTGACGATGAAGTCAACCGGAAAGGCGACGATACCTCGCACCCACCGTCACTGATCTATTTTGACTCGCCGCCGAGGCTGAAGGTTGTAGGCAGCGGGGGGCTCTTTTGTGCAGCACGACAACGACACCTGCAACACGGAGACACAACAAGAGATTTTAGAAGTCAAGTTGGGAATAAAAGATGATTCAGCACATTGGGGAACTATCGAGCGGCATCGAATGCTCGCTACGGCCTCCAGGTAAATGAATCCTCGCCTGCCTCGAAGACCATCTGCCTATTCTTAGGCCTGCTCTCAGTCAGCATTCTATTCTCTCACCAGACCC
Coding sequences within:
- the acsl3b gene encoding long-chain-fatty-acid--CoA ligase 3b — protein: MKLKEDMNPLLLQVFRSVVWVYSFITFIPWYFLSGTGSNLDRARRLKARSISGHPAGPYRAINCQEKLLALLQPGVDTIDKMFEYASVQFPERDCLGTREVLSEEDEPQPNGKVFKKVILGNYNWLSYEEAYQGAKCFGSGLAALGQRPQCNIAIFCETRAEWLLAAQACFMYNFPLVTLYSTLGPMAIAHGLNETEVTHIITSKDLLQSRLKAILCDVPRLRYVIVVDSRPTSWPNIPRGIVVLNMDAVKEMGSKSHNIAVSRKKPEPSDIAVIMYTSGSTGIPKGVMISHGNIVAGITGMAERIPNLNETDTYIGYLPLAHVLELSAELVCISHGCRIGYSSPQTLADQSTKIKKGSKGDTSVLKPTLMAAVPEIMDRIYKNVMTKVEEMSRFQKTLFVLAYNYKMEQISKGYSTPLCDSLVFKRVRSLLGGNTRLLLSGGAPLSAATQRFMNICLCCPVGQGYGLTETCGAGSISEIWDYSTGRVGAPLVCSEITLKDWEEGGYYSTDKPNPRGEIVIGGPNVSMGYYKNEGRNNNDFFVDVNGQRWFCTGDIGELHPDGCLKIIDRKKDLVKLQAGEYVSLGKVEAVLKNCSLIDNICAYANSDQSYVISFVVPNHKQLMALAEQIQVKGTWEEICNNPQIEKDVLGIITEAAIAAKLERFEIPKKIRLSSEPWTPETGLVTDAFKLKRKELKSHYQEDIERMYGGK